GCGCCCATCTCCGCCAGCCCCGACGCTGccggcagggagggaaggagggagagcgGGTCACACCCCGAGCCGTGCCCGTGGAGAAGCGCTCGGGGCGCAGCGGGACTCCCGCGGCCCCGAAAGGGCCCGTGGTGCCCCCGGGGCCAGCCGGGACCGGCTTCCGTTCCATCCCCGCGTGCCCACGGGACCGGCCGCCCCCGCCACGTGTCCGGCCCCCTCCGGAGCGGCGCCACGGCCCGGGGGTCAGGTGCAGCTCCCGCACCCCGATACCGCCgccccctgcccctgccccagcccgggCCCGCCCCCCGGTGCCGCCCACCCCCGGTTCCCGGAGCCTCCCCCGGCCTCCCCGCCCGTACCGAAGGGGCGGGTGCAGACGCGGCCGCCGGCGCGGGCCGCCGCCTCCAGCAGGCGGAGGGAGCCGTGTCCGCGGAGCCGCTgggccgcccccagccccgccagccccgcgccCACCGCCACCACCCGGCGCCCGCCGCCCTCCATGGCCGCCCGCGCCGGCCGGTACCGCCtccgcccccgccgccggcaccgccCGCCGCCAACGGCACCGCCCCTGGAGCGGCCCGGGCCGCCgcgggagggaaggaggaaggaagggatggagggaagggtGGGGGAATGCTTGGAGGGGTGCCCGCGGGTCCCGGTGCGGTGATGAGCCAGCTGCCTGCACCCGGTGCCGGCGTGGGAGagggggcagccctgggatcatctccccaccctcctcctctccccattcTGCTCCCGCTCATCCACCTCACACCGTGGCCGGCCAGCCACGGAGGTGGAGGAGCACTGGATGCCCATCGTCCCGCCACAAATCCCAGCAGAACTGCCCCAAGGGCCAGTCCCAGCGCTCCCGCCCACTCGTGATTCCCAAACCTTCGGGGATACAATAAGCCTCTCCACTCCCAAAGTTGTCTGGTGGGGTGTTTTCATCAGCAAGCGCTCCTGCCACCTGCCATAGGATGGGATAGGGTATTGGGATGTACTGGGATACTCCCTTGGAGAACACACTGTGCCACCCAGCTCTACCAGCTGCCCGTGGGGTtactgtgtccctgctggccctggcagctccccagaAAATATTCACATGCAAGGAAGAGCTGGGGGTGTCAAAGCATCCCCTCTGAGTATTTattttggagggattttcccCACCTCCGGGTTTGCAGCAAGCAGCGCagtgggacaggctggggacatcAGCCCGGCAGCAGCTTCCTGGGGGTACGGTGGCCCTGTGACCCAGCCCAGGGCATTTGGGATcaccagctcccagggatgtgggatgATCATTCCCAGTGTTCTGGTGCTGAGCTAAGCAGCCATTCCTGGGGATCTCTGACCCCTGAGTCTCAGCCCAAACAATGCACACAGGTGCCTGGCTTGGCCCAGATGGAGACCTCCCACTTCTCGGGGACTTGTCTTGGGGAAAAAGGATTCTCCACATCCAACCTGAACCCCCTGGGCTGTAATCTGTGGCCAGAACCCTTCGTTGCATCACCTGTTGCTGCTGCCAAGAAGAGTTTGGCCTCAGCCATCCCCTCCATTCCTTTgtgtgccatggctggggggctgctctcagcctgtccCCCCACAGCCAGACTcaacaggcccagctcccttccACCTCCTCTAATCCACAACCCACTGGGCAGCCACTGGGGGGTCATGGCAGGGTCCCCACGTCCCCCTGGCTCAGCACCATCATGTTGGGACCgttccagcagggctggtggctcctGTCCTGGCTGACCCCAGCGCCGTGCCACCGGTGCTTGAGGAGCTCCCAAGCAAGGAGGAGAGACCCCAACAACCAAGGGATGCATGGAAAGCACCATCACCACAAGCGCGtcaggagggaggggacagcggggagtGTCCCACCCCTCCTCGGGCTGTCTCAGCTGAGGGACACGGGCCAGGCTCCCCGGGAGCCGCCGCTCTACCGGGACCCTTCCATCATCCTCAGGATGCTGCTGTAGAGGCGCCCAGGGGCGTCCAGGCCCCAGACAAAGTCCCAGTGGTTCCAGTCGGGGATGTGGGTGTAGGCGACGAGGTGGGTGATgcggggcagcagcaggaggacgTCCCTCCAGTCAGCTGCCCAGTCCTGCCCTCCCGACCACACCGCGGTGGGCACCGGCATCTCCTCCACGCGGTACAAGGGCGGGGTGTCCTGGAGAGACACGGGGAGCTCTCAGCTGGTCAATCCCTGCCAGCcattctgtccctgtgccacactGGAtacaccccagcagctccagctgccagcactgcagctcctacCTGGTGGTACCTGGCTGGGTTCTCGCTGCCATAGTCAAAGGCTTTGAATTCTCCAGATTTTGCCACCTGGGAAGAGAGGATGGATGTGCTGTGGGAGGCCAGCGAGTGCTACTGCGTGGGTCTCGCATCGCCCGGCCCCCTTGAGGCACTTGTCATGAGAGAGTGCTCAGAAGGGGTTTGTATAAGTCCCTGCCCTCCATCTACCCATCTCCAACCATGccagctggctggggacaggcaggacaagGTCCCTCACCCGTGGGACATTGCAGGAgattttccaccttttttaACAGGGTGTTTTTTCACCTCTGGCTCCATGCCTGTCCCTAGCCATGGGCTGACAAACCAAGGTGTTGCACCTGACTCCTTGGCTGCCCTGGTGCCACGCTATTCCCTCTGAAATCCTGCTCACCCCCAGCTTGTGTGTGCAGGTTGCTGCTGCAGTTCCTACAACAACCTGATCGTCCTCTTTCAGCTTCCATTACCTATAATTTGGCTCTGCAAGGAGGCACATGGGTGGGGCTCTCCAGCCTGACCCCGTTTCCAGCAGGGCCAGTGCTGAAGCTGCAGAGTCCATCCCCAGGGTGTCCAGGACCCCTTTGGACAGGGGGAGATGTTGTTGGGtgcccttttcctcctcttccagttccctcagcctctccttggGCTTCCACCCACCAGCACCACGGTGTCCCCAAGTTCTGCTTTGGTGACTCCTGAGGGGCCCAAACTGGGGGTGTCAGCATCCATCTGTGTTCCCCCCATCCTGTCCTTtgtcctgcctggcacagcacaggacacaCACCGCGGTatccctgctccccagaggCACCAGGGCAGCTCATCCTGCATCCTTGTTTAATTTCTTGCCTTTCCTTTCTCAGGAGCTGCCAATGTCTGAGATGCCTGAACTCTCATgtctgccctgggcacagcagacTCCCAGTGAAGGGACCATCCCAGGGATCCTACCTGGGCCCAGTGGATGATGTTTTTGACAGAGGTGCCATCTGGATAGTGGGATGTGTACACATCCAGCCGTGTCTGCAAGGAAACAGATCCCAGCTATCGCTGCTTTCCAGCGGATGGGAGTGGAGTGGCAGCTGCCAGGtgtttcccagagcagccactgctgagTCACGTGGCCTGAAGAGCTGGACCAGGTTCAGgaatataattttcattaaaaaacaattgCTGTGAGGCAGCTTTGGGAGACGAGTGATGGGGATGAAAGATGAGCTCTGTGAGATACCTTACCTGGGCTCAGTGACCGCCTGAGGTCACCCAGAGGCTGCTCAGCAGGTGGGTCAGAGTAGGGGTGGTCACAGTGACAGGCTGCCCTAGTTCAGGGGTGCTGTTGAGGGCCATCTGCCCACTGACATTtacccagcagagcctgggggctTTTCCTGTCCCAGGAGGAAAAGCATCTGGCAGAGGGACACATGTTGCCCATGCAGGGTCTGCTTGCTTTGAGCACTGGGGGTGAGTGGCTGTAGCAGGCTGGGTGGCAGAACAGTGGCCCTGAGACCCTCGTCCCCACTGGAATGGCACACCCACCACGTTGAGGTTCTTCTCGTTGTAGCCActcagcaggaagaggaggTTGACACAGGGTTTGTGCAGCAGCATGTGCCTGCACAGCTCCGGGAGGAACCGCCACAGCTTCCTCACCCGCAGGGACGCGTCCGttctgcccagcagcagctgcaaaggGAGCAAAGGGCGGCGTgcatttcctgcttttccctccctgcagcccagccccacagccaggcagtAAAGGGAATATCCAGGAGTCGAgcctgctgccctcctgccccacagagaTGTGTACAGCTCATTGCAGGAGGTGGTGCTGACTGAACACACAACAGGGAAATCAGTGTTCACAACTCTCCCCCAAGCACTGAATCTGTTTTTCATGGAATGGAAATTACAAAAGCTGCTCTTTTCCAGGTGTGTTTAGCCTAGAAGTGCCCCTCCATATAATGACCACATTTATTCTATAGATGGAGAGAAGACATGCTCTTTACAAGGCCATCCAGGACTGTATGTGCACCTGAACTGTGCTGTGCTAATAAATCAGCAGGAATTAACTGTTTTCTGCTGCATCAGAGAGCCCCAGGGGCTGTGTCCAGGCACAATTCCTTCTCTACAACCAAGCAGTTTTGGAGCAGAAGGGCATGGAGTAATCCCTTACCGGAATCATCTTGAGCTTCTTGTCCATGAGGAGCTGCATCTTTATTAATGGACTTTTGGAGTGCTTGGGTGCCACTACTGGAGCCAGGGCAAAAAACATTTTGACTTTCTGAGCCAGTTCGGGCATGGATGAAAATGCAATAAACgctgagaaaacagaaaaacaagacagaaagacaaaacaggcTTGCTTCATCATTCCTCAGGTGCTTAATCCGAGGGTTCACTTGGACCCAGGTCTGTTTAATTTATTATCTCCATTTGGAAATCTGAGATCTCTTGCCACCTTCCTGCTGAATGCTGGTGCAAGAGATGCCCAAAGGGAGGCAACACCTTTATTCCCTTGGCTGACTGGGCGCTTCAGTGGTTGTTAAACCCATATGGAAGGGAcccctctcctttctgctgGCAAGcaccaaaatgaaatttttcaagTCAGGATGGTGGGTGACCCCTCAGAACGCACCaatggagcagccctgggagtaGCCAACGTAGTGGAGCTGCTTCTGCCCCGTTTTCTGCAGCACAAAGTCGATGGCGGCCGGGAGGTCGTACATTGCCATCTCATGGAAGCTGCAACACACGAGGGGGAGGTTGGTTATGAGGCAGCAACCAGAGGGCAAACTTATCTTGAGCTGCTTTGCACTGCCCAGCTTTATATCCGGGGCTGATTTTCCAGGAGAGAATTCCTGGCGTGGATCCCTCCTGCTATGGCATCGTCCTCCCCTGGAAGGGCTTAGTCCTCCCACGGCCGTGATGAGCAGTAAATAAACTGTGccagcatcccagtgccatACCCAGCCTCTCTGCAGACCCAGAGCTGGCTCCCACCAGGATTATAgcccctgctgtgctccttggAGGATAGAGCACTGGTTCCTGCCCATGTCCCTGTTGGTGGGATGTGGTGAAAGGCAGACCTGCTGTGTGAGGTTTTTCTGAAATCCTGTTTATGAGCTTGGGGATTCTGCTTTGAAGATCAGCTCTGGAGAGGCAGTAGCAGCTTAAAAACGAGGGACAAGGGACAACAAGTTCTAGGAGCAGGGGAGGTGGCAATGCCACTTGTGGACGTCTCAGTGGACACCCCCAAGGCTGGGCTGATGTCTCAGTGTGTCCccacacaggcagcagtgccctgagctctcggcagctgcagggaggtgctgaAGCCGTGTCAGCAGGCAGGTCTGCTCAGatccctccatcctccctgggggaagctgtgccagggattAGGTGCTCTGACTTGCCTGCTGGCAGGCACCCACCTCTGCATCCACCTCTGCCTAGAGCCTGGTGGCAGGCAGAGAACATCACCAGGCTTTTGTAACGCGCTCCAGCCCACctgaaatcccagaattccaccTGGTCAGCTGAAAGGTTCTGGTGTCTCCTGGACCAGCTCGTCCCCCGGCTGTTTCCCAGCCACACATCGTAGCCAGAGTCTGCTAGTATGAAGCCAAGGCTGTTGTTAGCCAGATTTTCCACCCAGTGGCTGCCTTCTCCAAGTATCCCGTGCTGGAGAAACACAGCTGGCCTGGGCCCTGGTGCAAAAGAAACAGCACATTTCATTGAACCACATTCTCTCTATTCATTCACCCCAAATCAAGGCCAGTACAGCCTCTTCCTTGCACTGCCAGAGGAcatgcaaaatgcaaaatgcacGTTTTGATGATGTGTTCTGGTGCTACAGCTTTGAGTTAAATTGGGGAAATTCCATGGATTCAGTGTTTTTGCTTTAACAATGATTATTCCCCCGGCCTTTCCAGGTTCATCCATTCCCCTGCTTACATTCAgggctgttttttcttttaactctgAGTGAAATAGAGCTGTACCTCTGTTCTTAGGCTTTTCTCTTCCATGAGGAATTCTGTTCAGGTGGATGTAGTAGCCGTCACGAGTCAGGACATCATACTCCTCACTGGGGTACCCTCTGTGGCAGATGATTTGgctctgggggaagaaaaaacccagatgGGAAACTTTCCATAGTGAAGGTGCTTATCTGATTTGAAGAGCACATCCCTTGATAAAACCAAAGTTCTGGGACATGGCTTTGCCCAGGCTGTCTCTGGATCAGCTGAGGACTTTTTGTGACAGAGGATGCTCTGTCTGAACCTTGCCCCTGTGATCTGCCCAAGGGaaggggagctgctcagccatGCTAGGGAGGGGAGCTAGCGGTTGCAGGGCTTGAAATGGTCCCAAACATTGAAACCCAAAGGATTTACTGATGCCTGACCCCCTTTCCCGATGGCTGGCACTGATTTCCTGACGCCTGACACCGACAGCAGCACGTGTCACGTCAGGCTCCCAGCTGATGTGCCAGGCAGATAAGGTGGTGTGGCAGATGGAACCTGCCGAGCTGGGCTGACTGGAAGGGCGCTGGGATAAACCCCACAGGAATCATTGCAGGGCTCCCAAGGCCCTGCCTGCTCTTTACTGATGCTGAAAACTCCACAGGTCGGGAAGTTTCTGCCTGGTAAAATCCAGCTGTGGTCCTGCCCACAGGTTGCTGTACACTCCCTTTGTCACGAGGTTGGCAGGAAAGATTAAATACAGCAAATTTACCATGTCTGGGTCCCTCTAAACCCAGCTTCAGAGCCTCACAGGGCTCACCTGGACGTGGCCCTGAGCCatttgctgcagctgaaggagaggagccATGCACAAATTTCTACCCTCTGGGGAGATATCTGTTCAAATCTTATCCCCATATCAAGCTGCCCTGCTGGTAATTGCACTTAAttctgctgggaggaggagctTGTTAATGATGGTGTGGAGGCAGCATCACATCAACAACACCAGCCCTCTCTCTCCAAGTGCCCTCCAAGCTTCTGTCCTCCAGCTGAACGTGCCCAAGCTTTCAGAGGGGAAATTCAAAGTTCTCCTGGCTTACAACGTTCATGAGACTCTCGGGATTCAGAGCCTTTTTCTGCTTGGTGGCGTCTTCAGAGTTGGTGGATGCTTGTATGAGAAACAGGATTGCAATAAACAGCCACATCTTGTGCCTGTGTGAATAATaacagtaacaacaacaaaaataatgatATTGATGGTGATAATAGGAATAGGAACAACAGCAAGAATAACAACAATGAAATCAGTAATACTGAtgctgttgttattgttgttggtTATTATTGTTAGTAGACTTGATATGAATGTTTGTTTTTACTTGGTTATGATGGGTTAAGTTCCTCACATATCTGAAGATCTCATATCattttctgggctgggaaagTGGAGGGAATTCccaatttcagttttctttacaGTCCACATGAAATTTTTTATACTCCTCTCTACAGCCAGGATCTGGTACTAGGCAGGAGccttttctacatttttaatgGCAAGGAGAACCAGCAAAACAAGAACTAAACCAATAGCATTGAGCCAGTGGTCTCATAGAGGAAACTAATCTAAAGGGGGAGTTTGTGCTATGGAAGGAAAATGTTTGGTGTGGCTGGGCTATGACCATGTCTATactttttgtgtttctctgttgCTTAGCTTTTGTACCCAAAACCCACTGTAAACAGAAGGATCCTATGAACTGCAGCTGGTAGAGCCTCACAGGAAGGCTGGTTAAATAAGTGTAgcctgaaaaaaaccagaaaccttTTTGATCACTTTGGAGCTGAACAGAGGCCTATTTTTAATGCACACAGTTCTAATATTTTGCCAGGCTCTCAAAAGTTAGGGCTTAACTTCAGCCCATCAGCACGAATTGTGAATTactctgtgcctccctcctgctgctcccagtggaTCTCCCACACCACGAGGCTTTGCTACCCTCTGAAATATTCCCAGCAAACCTACCTGTGGTATCACCAAGGTGCGAGTCaagaccaaaaccaaaaaagagcGAGCGATTCTTTATCCCAGCTCCAAAAGGACACAGATCTGAACGACACCGAGGAAAACACGTTCCCAGGCAGAGCCCACTGGCGTGTCTGAGCaggtggtggtggcagtgctggtggctcCGTCATCACCAGAGTTAAAAGGACCACGCTGTGTCAGAGCCCAGCCACGCTGGCACCCTGCTGTCCCTCGTCACGTGGGCCCTCCAATTAACAGATGTGTGCTGATCACTCCTGTGGCACCTCCCTCCATGTGGCCCTGACTTTCATGCTTGCTGAGGATTGCGTTTCCAGATTGGTGTGCCGAGGAATTCCAGCTATGGAGTTGCACCTTAAGCTCATGATAactaccttaaaaaaaaccaaaccaaaacagaccAGAACAACAAACCAACAGCTTTTCTTCACAAAGGGTCATTTCCTAACTCCCAGGGTAATTTCCTATCTCCAAGGGTCATTTAGAAAAGTTCCTGGTGCAACAATGTTGGGCTCTACCACCTTTACAAAGCCTCAGCAGTATGCCAGGCTCCCCAAGGACACCCCAAGGACAGGATGGGCCTCACTGCCTGCTGGGTAGGAGACACTTGATCATTCTACACCCTGTGCAAAGTGACAGCAAGGTCCAAAAATGTCGAGTTAGCAAGGGGCAGTTTGCAaaaagctctgcagggctctctgGAAAAGCACCAGGCTGAAGGTCCCTTCTGGGAAAGCACCCAGCTGAAGGTCCCTTCTGGAAAAGCACCAGGCTGAaggtcccagcagcagccagcagtgcagggaagagctggtgCAACACCTCTGCTTGGCCAAAGCCGCTGGTATTGCAGAGAGCCAAGGTGTTcgctcccctcctgcagcccgtGACCGCCCAGCCCACGCCTTGCCCTACCTTGGTAGCCACCTAGAAGCCCGAGCCTGTGgttggctgtgctgcctgtggttGGCTCTGTGGGTGCCTTCCCTGGCTGTGGATTAGGCTGCCTCCCGAGGCTGCTGCCAGCCGTGGTGCACGAGGGGAATGTGAGTTGTGAAATGCAGCCCGAGCCCGCGCGCGTTGCTCCATCACCACACTGGAATTTCTGTCGGTGCCAGGGGCTGCGTGGGCGCTTTCCTCCTCATGGCAGGCCTGGCTTTCGTTACCTTCTGcacctgtgcctgctctgggcttTGGGAAATGTCTTCCCACACCTGTGAGCACAAAAATCCCACTACAGAGGGTCAGAGAATCGTGGAATACACCCCATctagttggaagggaccttaaagcccttacagggcagggacaccttccactatctcagg
The window above is part of the Catharus ustulatus isolate bCatUst1 chromosome 8, bCatUst1.pri.v2, whole genome shotgun sequence genome. Proteins encoded here:
- the LOC116999466 gene encoding lipase member M-like, giving the protein MWLFIAILFLIQASTNSEDATKQKKALNPESLMNVSQIICHRGYPSEEYDVLTRDGYYIHLNRIPHGREKPKNRGPRPAVFLQHGILGEGSHWVENLANNSLGFILADSGYDVWLGNSRGTSWSRRHQNLSADQVEFWDFSFHEMAMYDLPAAIDFVLQKTGQKQLHYVGYSQGCSIAFIAFSSMPELAQKVKMFFALAPVVAPKHSKSPLIKMQLLMDKKLKMIPLLLGRTDASLRVRKLWRFLPELCRHMLLHKPCVNLLFLLSGYNEKNLNVTRLDVYTSHYPDGTSVKNIIHWAQVAKSGEFKAFDYGSENPARYHQDTPPLYRVEEMPVPTAVWSGGQDWAADWRDVLLLLPRITHLVAYTHIPDWNHWDFVWGLDAPGRLYSSILRMMEGSR